The genome window ccctatatttatagggatcaagcccatgtagttcttgatttaggactctgaagagataagctcttatcccctctagtttaggataaaacagccttctttcagtagttatccagcggtatcccactccaagtaggtcacttgaagccttcatcttgcatgattatccgaatttatatgaattatcTCCCCTTGGtggtaattatctccataatgtacgtatttatctcttaattcgtagataaataatagctgatacactcccaatatgtctccaattcgtccttctagaaacaaagaagaagagtcctgcttggagtctgcctgccattctgcccaagcggcggaagccctgccagcggcatcccctagctgcagtcccataactgcaagccaggatgcacttagtggtaacccctagcagcggtaacccctaaagcggcttcaggtgcaaccccattctgatggcagccttcattatgcttccaatgcaagtccatataccttcttgtacaccttcaatgattcacccagctatggtgaagcccattatccttaaccaaatgattccaataagcccaagtgaagcccaaataatatgatgggctataaaataagcccagggagattttatggcacaacaactaccccccggttccttgaagtattaaatacgagaggaacctaagaacggtaaccctcaatcaACCAGCTGCAAACCCCTAAATTATGTCAGAGATTAatcgtaaattatttctaagcttacgtgggcgtagcccggtgcaagaaacaagaaataattcagacaTAATTtccacacataattataaaaccaattacATTAATTCAGTATAACCACCGCAAGCCTCGAATATTTGTTCCcaaagataattaaaattactccCCAAATGTCACTGAAATTCCACGATTTTTTGCTCCATCTTTCCAGTTTCCCGCGTGTGTCACGTCAGCTTATGATAAGGCTGATCCCAAttatctaggggtttaatttgaattcaaattaatttaaaacccaACTGAACTCCTAATAATGCGGCTAGTTGTAgagttccagctaaactctcccTCTTCACCTGCCTAGCTTCTCCTCGGGAAGCCGTGCATCATCAAGGCTATCTTCACGCCTTTCCAATCCAACCATGCCACCTGGCGCGTGTGTCTCCCACTTACCACTACTATAAATTCATGCCTCCGAAGCCTTGTTTCACTTTTTACTTTTAACTCTCACATCTCCCCTCTTACACTTCCCTCACACTCGAAGCACTTCAGACGCTAGTTTACTCCTTCCGGCGACCCTTCGGCTTTTCTCCGACTTTCAACTAAAGGTATGTTTCTTGACCTCCGGCTTTCCTTTTCGTTACATTCATCCACGTTTGTGGCTAGATGCTTGTATGATCCATGCCTGTCTGCCCCTTTTTCTCTTGACTGTtcacctcggtatgcgtgcacacacccacattcGCCTGGCTCGATGTTACCATGCCTGATTAAACTGCTAATTTGCCCTGCATGCCAGTTATAGTTAAACATGTACACTCATCCtttgaatatacacacaccactgGTTTTAATTGACCCCCATTAGGCCCTGATTGTTTCCCAACTGGGTTATCGCCCTTGATGTTGTCGCATTACTTTGAGGCCATGATCGTAGCCCTAGATtgtaaaccctaggttcccaattgCTTCCAGGAGGAACCCCTCTTTCACAATCGAACCCCCTTTTTGTGCCCTTTACCTGCTGTGAATGTATTGTTTGCGTGATTTGCTTGCTATACTTGTTTAGCTGGCATCTTAGGATTATGATTGGGCgttgattgttgtggttgagattagggttaggattaggcttcccgctccgggtcccttgttgggcttcccgAAGAAGATGAACCGTCCTCCGTGGCCTGTGCTACTTCCTGTGAGGGATGTAGCCCTCTTACACTTCAGGGCTTCAACTGAAGCCTTTTCATTCCTTCTTCACCCCCGTAGGGCTCCACCCTTGCAGCCCAGTCTTCCGCAAACCCTTTCTCCTTCtccctttttgtttttctttctctcgACCTCTCCTCATCTTGCTTTGTCCTTtcgttaacccatcctttcctattgtagatgtctcaaggatccatgtcctcacactcttctcaatctgccaccagcaaggctcccgttgttgCGGTTGACACGGGATCCTCTTTTAGCCAGGACCTTCAACCTGCTCGGCCCAGTTTAGGGGTTAGCTCCAGAACCCGCTCCAGGCGCAatttggtggtgaaggagctcaactggacaacctctgagtccagtaaggcggatgggacctcgggcctcccgctggaccccgctgctgaagccctcgaggggagccccgaggaggcTGAGCGGGAGGTTGAagcttccgtggaggtgatcgagcctccagctgtagtcctggcctgcgagcatatggactccatcatgactcctgttcggctgcagtccctattggagtcctgcaaccctggctgcaccttggggatcccgaagccaggagagaggtgtcaccgctttgacaccctcaagccaggcactggctaccccaaagccgtgctttccgcccagttcttcaggctgggtttgtctctccccctccatcctttcatcctggaggtcttggacttctatgagatctcccccatgcagctcacccccaactcttaccgcatggcggtctgcctctacatcctctatgacatccaccatggggtgaggatgtctgccttggagttgggctggttcttccagctgaaacttaccggcaggaccccagggttcttctaccttactgcctggaacacccatcacaagaagggtatcaagggcaaccgccagtcgatgtcggactggcagaagctcttcctctactgctatgactgcccagtctacaggaaggacttcaatctctcccccagtaagccagctttCCCTTAATCCATTGTCTAGTTCAGTCCTTTAGGGTTCCCGTTTAGTCTTcttatgcttgtatttgttgtagacatgccagtgcagactcctctggcgggagagtcccttgagagggccaagcatgtgttggggctatccaccgggctaggtgatggttccagcctgcttactccagaaaatctggagaggctcggtttttccactacggtggtagacgcatcccccgttgacgaggggggtgcagatgtggaggcgacgggaagcccaggtttcctcCTAGCTTGCACCTTTGAACTTATTTTCCTTATATGATATTTGCTTTATAAATTTCCTTCCTGCGTGCTTTATGATTTTTATGCCATCCGCTATGCTTGCATCTTCCCATATTTCTGTATATGTTTGGATATTGTCTAATTGTTTCtccttgtttctttccacaGATATGGCTGCCAACATCCCCCGGTTCATCAAGCGTTCCACGAAGTACGAGGATCTGTTCGGGGAGGCCTCCGATTCTCAGGCTCCCCTCCCTGTCAAGCCACTCTCCCAGCTCCCTTCTCCCTCTCTGGAGCAAAAGAAGACCTCCTCCGGGGGTCGAAAGCGGGACCCCTCCAAGACTGCTGAGGcggggtcttcagctgaaggccgtACAAGTAAGAAGCCCAGGTTAACCCTGGCCCGCAGCTCTCCCGCTTCCTCCTCTTCTCAAAAGACTCAGCTCTTTCAGCGAATGCTCTCCGACCAGGTCCCCGAGGCTACCGTCCGGGAGTGGGACAGGCTTTCAATAGCCGAGGCCACCCGTGACAAGGTGGTGGCCAACGCTAAGAGCCTGTTCCTCGAtctgaagatgggggagcatGTTGCTGACACAGCCCGGGTCAATGAGAAGATGAGGGCGGATTTGAAACAGGCTAAGGCGGACCTGGCTTCCGCCGTCAAAGATAGAGATCTAGTGCGGAAAGCCAACCAGGAGCTGAAGGAGGCTGAAGCCAAagtccgtgaggagaggaggaaGGAGGACGCCGTGAGGCGTTCCTTAGAGGAGGAGACAGATGGCCTTgggaagatggtgaagaggCTGGAGGGCCAGGTGAAGGAGCTGCAGGAGGCTGCCGTTGCTGCAAAGGCGACGAGGAAGGAGCGGGAGGCCGCCGTTTTTGAGGCCGGAGTTGCCGCAGGGGTCAAGGACTGCGTGAAATCGGCCTACCACTTCTTCCCCGACAACGACTGGGCCAAGTTGGGGCCTGATGCTGCGGTAGCCCTGGAGGAGGCGAAGGCCGAAGATGCTTCTGGCCAGGAGAAGGTTCCAACGACTTCCCAAGGTTTCTCCGGGGATGGTATTGAAAAGAGGGGTGTGGCTGAAGACGAGCCGAAGCCCGTGGAGCTGATCTCTGCGGGAACTGAGGTGACGCCCCCGGAAGGGGTTCCAGCTACAACCCTAGCGACCACTCAGGCTCCGCAAGACATCCTCCCTGCCGACGAGAAGGGCTCCTCCTCTCCTGCTTCCTGATCTTCCCTCCTCTTTgttaatcaaacttttatttttttgttaattctgAACTTGTGCGTGGCGCTCGTCGTCACGAATTTGGTAtttttggatgagggtgcgggcacctcgGAATGCCCCGCAAGATATTTTGTTGTTTCAAGGgacctccccctgttggtgcgGGGAGGAATTTTCCTTTGAATTTATTATTCTCTTTATAATAGCTGCTTTTTGCTCCTTCATTTGCTTTGCATAACTTTTTTGTATTTCCCTGGATATTATTGTGTTGGTCGCCTAACTCTTCCATGCAGGTAGAAAGAATGAATATAGGGGATAGCCCTTGCGTTGAAAGCGTACACATTGTTTACTTTCTGGGGGGTTGTGATCCTTGGAACTTTGTTTTCCAAGGTCGCTTCCTTCTTTGCGGATGTATGTTGATGTATACGATTGTGTTAACTCCCCAATAGCGTATATAAAAGCACTTAGTCTTTCCTTGTAATAACCCATTTAGGCACGACTGAATTTGATCTCACATGTGTGAGAACCTAGGGACACCATTGGGTGTAAGCCTTAAAATGACCCCTAGGTGTAAGCCTTTAGAGTAGTCTCCAAGTATAAATTCTGAGATAATTTTACAACGTAGGCCTTGTAATAATTCCTCCAAATAAGTTCTGAAATAATTCCACGAAGTGAGCTTTTTAGTAATCCCACCAAGTTGGCCTTGTAATAACTTCACCAAGTAATCCTTATGAGCCTGGATAGGTTTTAAACTCGAAAGCCGCGAAAAGCCTtcggccttgaaagccttgataggcttgaaaccttgaaaggttgaaaagctttagccttgaaagccttgataggcttgaaaccttgaaagcttgaaaagctttagccttgaaagccttgataggcttggaaccttgaaagcttgaaaagctttagccttgaaagccttgataggcttgaaaccttgaaagcttgaaaagctttagccttgaaagccttgataggcttgaaaccttgaaagcttgaaaagctttagccttgaaagccttgataggcttgaaaccttgaaagcttgaaaagctttagccttgaaagccttgataggcttgaaaccttgaaagcttgaaaagctttagctttgaaagccttgataggcttgaaaccttgaaagcttgaaaagctttagccttgaaagccttgataggcttgaaaccttgaaagcttgaaaagctttagccttgaaagccttgataggcttgaaaccttgaaagcttgaaaagctttagccttgaaagccttgataggcttgaaaccttgaaagcttgaaaagctttcctTCCCACCGGTGCAGCCAAGTTATCAAGTTGCGTTCACGACTTTTAGTGTTTTTGATtcccaaatttatttgaattttaagcttCACGAATACTGTTAATGATATGtctactaccccccgagttctttagcataattttaattatggtggagaactaggTGCAATTGAAGccttaaataatttttagagcatacatgaagtatccaattaacaatcatggtaagcaagcatacacaacattttcataacggaaagctgcgaaattttattgaatcacatggcAGAAATTGACATAGCATAACATTGGGGGGTGCaacgacactaccccccgagcgtcctagcaagtaaagcaaatagtagcctgataattttcctaaaagcatggcgattacaactaataaatcgcctttatttcctgacccttaagccgaagcctacagaaatactacccgggtgaagctactggtattacctctttaagtgttgagcgttccatgcccgtggtatgagtcttccatccatgtctgtgaggtgataggtaccttcccaaagcactgttttgatgatatatgggccttcccactttgcaccgaaggccccatgagcgggaaccctcatgttaggcatcatttttctgagaactaggtctcccgttttgaggggtcgagcccttactttcttatcaaaatatttacgggtcctctgttgatatgcagcaagtttcaactgagccgtatctcgtacttcttcaatcagatctaagtaaagcctgtggttgacttcattattctcagggtcgtagttatcccttcgaaaagatcctgctccaacttctacgggaaccatggcttcacacccgtatgttagggtgaacggggtttcgccggtggtagaccttggagtggtattgtaagaccacaacaccatgggaagttcctccggccagcatcccttttcctcttctagtttggctttcagggtgtgcttaataattttgtttacggcctccgtttgaccgttgctctgagggtggcacaccgcggagaagcctttctttatgccaaggtttCCACAgaaatccatcatttcattgctgtcaaactgtttcccattgtctgatatgagcttgtagggaaccccgtatcgaTAGACGATCGCGCGATAAACGAATTCTACCaacttccttgcagtgatggaagctaggggttcagcttcagcccatttagtaaagtaatccacagccacgactgcatatttcacccctcctttcccttttggtaattcaccaattagatctataccccaaacagcaaacggccaggggcttgtcagggttttcaggggtaccgcggggctcttgtttgtattagagaacctttggcaactgtcacaggccctggcgaaggcatgagcatccttgtgtAGGGTAGGCtagtagtagccttgacggaggattttgtgagcgagggaggcaccccccgagtgattcccacagattccttcatgcacctcgcgcataatgtattcacacCTTACCCCAGCAACgcacctgaggaggggccgattgaatccccttttgtaaaggattccatcataaattacatactgggctgccttgtacctcaatttcctggcctcatcTTTGTCcgtaggcagggttccgttggctatgtattcatggattggggttgtccagaggttagtctcatcagcttcaacatccatgacttcaattttggggatgctaggctgatgctggatttcgagggggatcaccccgagcatgtgtgcatccctctgagagcctaatttggctaaggcatcagcatctgcattctcagaccttggtatttgctctagcttgatttccctgaatttcccaattagttcctgggcataccgcatatagagatcggtgcggggacccctagcttggaagcctcctcggatgtgccagactaccagcatagaatcactgtaaacgttcatgttttccactctcatttccaaggccagcttcaggccagctattaggg of Daucus carota subsp. sativus chromosome 3, DH1 v3.0, whole genome shotgun sequence contains these proteins:
- the LOC135151422 gene encoding uncharacterized protein LOC135151422 produces the protein MSQGSMSSHSSQSATSKAPVVAVDTGSSFSQDLQPARPSLGVSSRTRSRRNLVVKELNWTTSESSKADGTSGLPLDPAAEALEGSPEEAEREVEASVEVIEPPAVVLAYMAANIPRFIKRSTKYEDLFGEASDSQAPLPVKPLSQLPSPSLEQKKTSSGGRKRDPSKTAEAGSSAEGRTSKKPRLTLARSSPASSSSQKTQLFQRMLSDQVPEATVREWDRLSIAEATRDKVVANAKSLFLDLKMGEHVADTARVNEKMRADLKQAKADLASAVKDRDLVRKANQELKEAEAKVREERRKEDAVRRSLEEETDGLGKMVKRLEGQVKELQEAAVAAKATRKEREAAVFEAGVAAGVKDCVKSAYHFFPDNDWAKLGPDAAVALEEAKAEDASGQEKVPTTSQGFSGDGIEKRGVAEDEPKPVELISAGTEVTPPEGVPATTLATTQAPQDILPADEKGSSSPAS